The genome window CTGATCAATATAAATACTAACTATTGATAATGAGCGATGTAAGGATTGATGATGGTATTGTCTATATCAGCAACAATTGACTTTATCTTATCATCAAGCGCATTCACCGCGTCATCCAGCAATTCCAGGTACTCGCGCGGAGCCTCATAATTTTCTCCTTTTATCAGGCCCATCAAGCCCATAATAGAGGTGAGCGGTGCCCTGAACTCATGTGCCTGGATATGGGCTATTTTTAACAACGATTTATTCTGCTCAACTATTTTCTGCTCTTTAAGCTTTCGTTCGGTTACATTACGGATCAGGTACGATACCCCGATAATTTCATCATCATCATTCCTCGCAGCTTCAAAAGCAGCTTCCCACCAGATGGTGCCAATATCGTCGTAATCTGTCGATCCTTCTTCAAACGATTTGCTTCCCTCCAGCGCTTCATTGTAACGGGTTAAAAAGGTGCTTACAAAGGCAGGGTGCAGGTATTTAACAAACTGGTCGTCCCGTTGCAGCACAGCGTTATGAACCCGGCTGATAAAAGCCACCGCGGTTTTATTAAAATCAATCACTTCGCCGCTTTTCCCAAGTAATACATGAAAGTTGTTGGAGCTTTCAAAAAAAGAGCGGAGGCGGATAGACGCATCGTTGTTAAATTGTTTTTGTTCTTCCAGCTCCAGCTGCTTTTTTTGCAGTTCATAAACGCGCGACTTAAGCTCGAGTACCTTCATGGTCTGACTGGCGAGTATCTTTAAAACCAGTTGCTGGTGATCATCAAGCGCCTTGGGTGCCACATCATAAACTGCAAGCACCCCAAAACTTTGCCCGTCCCGCATAACCAGAGGTACGCCGGCAAAAAAACGGATCCCCAGCCCATCCGATACGTTGGCATTATTTACAAAACGCTCATCGGCCAGGGTATCACTAACCATCATTAATCCATCCTGCGCCAGTAAACTGGCACATAAGCTGTTTTCAGCCGAAATCTGGAGCAGATCGATACCTTTTCTAACTTTTAAATGTAAAGTTTCGTTATACTGTAGTATAATCAATGCGTAAGGCGAGTAAGTTACAGCAGAAGCAAGCTCAACAATTTCCGATAATTCGGGATCACTTTCAAGATCAGACTCTATAAAACGGGCAACCTCAGGTAAAGCTTTTTCTTCAACAATCATCTAGTTAGGGTAGTTTTCCGTGACAACAGCATATTAAATGTCAAATTGCCATTTAATGGGTATACGTTACAACACATAATTTGGTTTAGTGTTTAATAAAGTAATCCAACAAAATGACAATAATTATAGAAAGCTAGCTGCAAGTACATTCAGGTTTTCCTAAATCAACTACACTGACCGCCTTATTGATAAGTTTACCACTAATAAAAAAGTAACAAGATAAATTTATAAACCTCATTTACAAGTATTTAAAAGAAAAATGAAAAATAAACAGAACTATGTATTGCATATTACTGTACTAAACATATATCTTTGTTACATATTATTAAAAAAGCACTCCGAACAGGAATAACACCATTAACTTAAAACTGTCAATAACATCATTAATCCTAAACTCAACAAAATGAAAACAAGCTTTTTTATAGCCGCGGCCTGCCTGGTTACACTCAGCCTTTTTATAGGCTGGGCAAAATTTACCCGAAACAACGA of Mucilaginibacter xinganensis contains these proteins:
- a CDS encoding GAF domain-containing protein, yielding MIVEEKALPEVARFIESDLESDPELSEIVELASAVTYSPYALIILQYNETLHLKVRKGIDLLQISAENSLCASLLAQDGLMMVSDTLADERFVNNANVSDGLGIRFFAGVPLVMRDGQSFGVLAVYDVAPKALDDHQQLVLKILASQTMKVLELKSRVYELQKKQLELEEQKQFNNDASIRLRSFFESSNNFHVLLGKSGEVIDFNKTAVAFISRVHNAVLQRDDQFVKYLHPAFVSTFLTRYNEALEGSKSFEEGSTDYDDIGTIWWEAAFEAARNDDDEIIGVSYLIRNVTERKLKEQKIVEQNKSLLKIAHIQAHEFRAPLTSIMGLMGLIKGENYEAPREYLELLDDAVNALDDKIKSIVADIDNTIINPYIAHYQ